A single region of the Paraburkholderia sprentiae WSM5005 genome encodes:
- a CDS encoding diacylglycerol kinase has product MPDPADSPASPCTMQSTDHSSITPPAKRSGVLRGLFALRHSYAGIVATLRAESAFRQEAVLAAILVPAAFLMPVDAIARVLLTGSVLLVLLVELLNSAIEAAIDRISFERHELSKRAKDCGSAAVTIALLICVLTWGGLCGPLAYHWLRG; this is encoded by the coding sequence ATGCCCGATCCGGCCGATTCCCCCGCGTCGCCCTGCACTATGCAGTCCACCGATCACTCGTCCATCACGCCGCCCGCGAAGCGCAGCGGCGTACTACGCGGGTTATTCGCGTTACGGCATTCGTACGCTGGCATCGTCGCGACATTGCGCGCGGAAAGCGCTTTCCGTCAGGAAGCCGTGCTCGCGGCGATCCTCGTGCCGGCCGCATTCCTGATGCCGGTCGACGCAATCGCGCGCGTGCTGCTGACCGGATCGGTGCTGCTCGTCCTGCTGGTCGAGCTGTTGAATTCGGCGATCGAGGCCGCCATCGACCGGATCTCGTTCGAGCGACATGAATTGTCAAAACGCGCGAAAGATTGCGGCAGCGCGGCCGTCACCATCGCGCTGCTCATCTGCGTGTTGACATGGGGTGGGTTGTGCGGGCCGCTTGCGTATCACTGGCTGCGTGGCTGA
- a CDS encoding DUF1328 domain-containing protein, with protein sequence MLRYAVIFFIIAIIAAVFGFGGIAAGATEIAKVLFFIFLVIFLVTLLMGVIRR encoded by the coding sequence ATGCTTCGATACGCTGTGATTTTTTTCATCATCGCCATCATCGCCGCGGTGTTCGGCTTTGGCGGCATCGCCGCGGGCGCAACCGAAATCGCCAAGGTATTGTTCTTCATCTTCCTGGTGATCTTCCTCGTCACCCTGCTGATGGGCGTGATCCGACGCTGA
- the bcsZ gene encoding cellulose synthase complex periplasmic endoglucanase BcsZ — protein sequence MSQEKGGALLRAARGGVAVRVDAGAEASVGGRARLRAKFRVKRVRTAAAAPAAVLATMLTLASCHNAFAAQALEPGRASVTACTAAPWPRWQDFKRDFVSADGRVIDVGSPDERTVSEGQSYALFFALVANDRAAFDTILRWTEQHLAQGDLTARLPAWLWGRSADGNWQVLDANASSDADLWIAYALLEAGDAWRERSYTARGAVLARRVLDEETANAPGLGLTLLPGPVGFHPDAGVWRVNPSYAPPQLLRGLATRLPDDPRWPRLLASTSRMLIDTAPHGFAPDWALYRAHRGFAPDAQTHAESAYNAIRVYLWAGMLDRRDPLAPTLLARFAPFASFIAAHGAPPETVDTTSGRAGINLGNAGFSAAAVPFLDARGQRALADAQIARVATLDRETAAGYYSSVLSLFALGWREGRYRFAADGTLDPNWSTSCRAAPQ from the coding sequence ATGAGCCAGGAAAAGGGCGGGGCGCTGCTGCGAGCAGCGCGCGGCGGGGTGGCCGTGCGAGTCGATGCCGGCGCCGAGGCGAGCGTCGGCGGACGTGCCCGCTTGCGCGCGAAGTTCCGGGTCAAGCGCGTGCGAACAGCAGCGGCGGCGCCAGCCGCGGTGCTTGCCACGATGCTGACGCTCGCGAGCTGTCACAACGCGTTCGCCGCGCAAGCGTTAGAGCCCGGCCGCGCCAGCGTCACCGCTTGCACCGCCGCGCCGTGGCCGCGCTGGCAGGACTTCAAGCGCGATTTCGTGTCCGCGGATGGCCGCGTGATCGACGTCGGCTCGCCCGACGAGCGCACGGTTTCCGAGGGGCAATCGTACGCATTGTTTTTCGCGCTGGTCGCGAACGACCGGGCAGCCTTCGATACGATCCTGCGCTGGACCGAGCAGCATCTCGCGCAAGGCGACCTGACCGCGCGTCTGCCGGCATGGCTGTGGGGCCGCTCAGCCGACGGCAACTGGCAAGTGCTCGACGCGAATGCCTCGTCGGATGCCGACCTGTGGATCGCCTATGCGCTGCTCGAAGCCGGCGACGCGTGGCGCGAGCGCAGCTACACGGCGCGCGGCGCGGTGCTCGCGCGGCGCGTGCTCGACGAGGAAACGGCCAACGCGCCGGGGCTCGGACTGACCTTGCTGCCTGGCCCGGTCGGCTTTCATCCGGACGCGGGCGTGTGGCGCGTCAATCCAAGTTACGCCCCGCCGCAGCTGCTGCGCGGCCTCGCCACGCGGCTGCCCGACGATCCGCGCTGGCCGCGTCTGCTCGCCAGCACCAGCCGCATGCTGATCGATACCGCACCACATGGCTTCGCGCCTGACTGGGCGTTGTACCGCGCGCACCGCGGCTTCGCACCCGATGCGCAGACCCACGCCGAGAGCGCCTACAACGCGATCCGCGTGTATCTGTGGGCCGGCATGCTCGACCGGCGCGATCCGCTCGCGCCGACGCTGCTCGCGCGGTTCGCGCCATTCGCAAGCTTCATCGCCGCACACGGTGCGCCGCCCGAAACAGTCGACACGACCAGCGGCCGTGCCGGCATCAACCTGGGTAACGCGGGCTTTTCAGCCGCGGCCGTGCCGTTTCTCGATGCGCGCGGTCAACGCGCGCTTGCCGATGCGCAGATCGCGCGGGTTGCAACGCTCGATCGCGAGACGGCCGCCGGCTATTACTCGAGCGTGCTGAGCCTGTTCGCGCTCGGTTGGCGCGAAGGCCGCTACCGCTTCGCGGCCGACGGCACCCTCGATCCGAACTGGAGCACATCGTGCCGCGCCGCGCCGCAGTAA
- the bcsB gene encoding cellulose biosynthesis cyclic di-GMP-binding regulatory protein BcsB, protein MKPVVSLCLSLTVAVGALYTAGSGATPPVSASGKPANASAASSAPTVASDANANANYLDNDASLPTPASGASTSRVSFAALGAYQPLTLRGLEDARAVNLGVRLDRVVTAARLRLRYTYSPALVFAMSHLKVSINNEVVATVPFDRDHAGKLVTQDIPLDPRFLTDYNQIGLRLIAHYTLDHCEDPENSALWADVSPSSEFIIDTAPIRLPDDLALLPAPFFDQRDAARLRLPFVLPAAADNATLRSAGVLASWFGAQADYRQARFPALSTLPTDSHAVVVARSEQLPAGLTLPPINGPMLIVADNPVAPNRKLLIVTGRSAAEVDEASTALVLGTTALAGPAVRITQLAAGAPRKPYDAPRWLPIDRPVAFKELIDDPSQLQVRGSAPDAIRLNLRVPADLYSWNGAGVPLHLKYRYTAPTVQNNSALAVQINDQLVKSYRLALATADDAQGRLQLPVLSNNANRSTSALDIPAFRVGSSNQLQLRFNLDSQKTGLCQSVASNPVQAAVDPDSTIDFSDFVHFAQMPNLAFFANSGFPFTRYADLSQTAVVIPEHPAPQELESLLTMLGHMGQWTGYPALRVQVARPRELAQLSGKDLLVIGGNGSAPWLARWPHALPLTIGAQTGAQTGDPDAPSPIARTSFAIDEQWRSGARRDGAHRPDGGARIERDGPLAALMGFELPGSHGRSVVALSATDPQQLSQLLDMLEKPDRVAQLQGDVALLRDGKVDSMRVGDTYVVGYVPWYAQLWSKAIQHPVMLGVLGAFAGLMLAIGAFTALQELAARRRGV, encoded by the coding sequence ATGAAACCAGTTGTGTCGTTGTGTCTTTCGCTGACAGTCGCTGTCGGTGCGCTGTATACGGCCGGCTCCGGCGCCACGCCGCCAGTGTCTGCCTCCGGCAAGCCGGCGAATGCGTCGGCCGCATCGAGCGCGCCCACCGTTGCGAGCGACGCCAACGCCAACGCCAACTACCTCGACAACGATGCCAGCCTGCCAACGCCCGCATCCGGGGCCAGCACATCGCGCGTTTCGTTCGCGGCGCTAGGCGCTTATCAGCCGCTTACGCTGCGGGGCCTCGAAGACGCGCGCGCCGTCAATCTCGGTGTGCGGCTCGACCGCGTGGTCACGGCCGCGCGCCTGCGCTTGCGCTACACGTACTCGCCCGCGCTCGTGTTCGCGATGTCGCATCTGAAGGTGTCGATCAACAACGAAGTGGTCGCGACCGTGCCGTTCGACCGCGATCACGCGGGCAAGCTCGTCACGCAGGACATCCCGCTCGATCCGCGGTTTCTGACCGACTACAACCAGATCGGCCTGCGCCTGATCGCGCATTACACGCTCGATCATTGCGAAGATCCTGAGAACTCGGCGCTGTGGGCCGACGTGAGCCCGTCGAGCGAGTTCATCATCGACACCGCGCCGATCCGCCTACCCGACGATCTCGCGCTGCTGCCCGCGCCGTTCTTCGATCAGCGCGACGCGGCCCGGCTGCGCCTGCCGTTCGTGCTGCCGGCCGCTGCCGACAACGCGACGCTGCGTAGCGCGGGCGTGCTCGCCTCGTGGTTCGGCGCCCAGGCCGATTACCGGCAGGCGCGTTTTCCGGCGCTGTCGACGTTGCCCACCGACTCGCACGCGGTAGTCGTCGCGCGCAGCGAGCAGTTGCCCGCCGGCCTGACGCTGCCGCCGATCAACGGCCCGATGCTGATCGTTGCCGACAATCCCGTCGCGCCCAACCGCAAGCTGCTGATCGTGACCGGCCGCAGCGCCGCCGAAGTCGACGAAGCGAGCACCGCGCTGGTGCTCGGCACGACCGCGCTCGCGGGGCCTGCGGTGCGCATCACGCAGCTTGCCGCCGGTGCGCCGCGCAAGCCGTACGACGCGCCGCGCTGGCTGCCGATCGACCGGCCGGTCGCGTTCAAGGAGCTGATCGACGATCCGTCGCAACTGCAGGTGCGCGGCAGCGCGCCCGACGCGATCCGCCTGAACCTGCGGGTGCCCGCCGACCTGTACTCATGGAACGGCGCGGGCGTGCCGCTGCATCTCAAGTACCGTTATACGGCGCCGACCGTGCAGAACAATTCGGCGCTCGCGGTGCAGATCAACGACCAGCTCGTCAAGTCGTACCGGCTCGCACTCGCGACCGCCGACGACGCGCAGGGCCGCCTGCAACTACCGGTGCTGTCGAACAACGCCAACCGTTCGACGAGCGCGCTCGACATCCCGGCATTCCGCGTCGGCAGCTCGAACCAGTTGCAGCTTCGCTTCAATCTCGATTCGCAGAAGACCGGGCTATGCCAGAGCGTTGCCAGCAACCCGGTGCAGGCCGCGGTCGATCCCGACTCGACGATCGACTTCTCGGACTTCGTCCACTTCGCGCAGATGCCGAACCTCGCGTTCTTCGCGAACAGCGGCTTTCCGTTCACGCGCTACGCGGACCTGTCGCAAACGGCCGTCGTGATTCCCGAGCATCCCGCGCCGCAGGAGCTCGAAAGCTTGCTGACGATGCTGGGGCACATGGGGCAGTGGACCGGCTATCCGGCGCTGCGCGTGCAGGTCGCGCGGCCGCGCGAGCTCGCGCAGTTAAGCGGCAAGGATCTGCTCGTGATCGGCGGCAACGGCTCGGCGCCGTGGCTTGCGCGCTGGCCGCACGCGCTGCCGCTCACGATCGGCGCTCAGACAGGCGCTCAGACCGGCGACCCCGATGCGCCGAGCCCGATCGCGCGCACCTCGTTCGCGATCGACGAGCAATGGCGCAGCGGCGCCCGGCGCGACGGTGCGCATCGGCCGGACGGCGGCGCGCGCATCGAACGCGACGGACCGCTCGCCGCGCTGATGGGCTTCGAATTGCCTGGCAGCCACGGACGCAGCGTCGTCGCATTGAGCGCCACCGATCCGCAGCAACTGTCGCAACTGCTCGACATGCTCGAAAAGCCGGACCGCGTCGCGCAATTGCAGGGCGACGTCGCGTTGCTGCGCGATGGCAAGGTGGACAGCATGCGGGTCGGCGACACCTACGTGGTCGGCTACGTGCCCTGGTATGCGCAGCTATGGAGCAAGGCGATCCAGCATCCGGTGATGCTCGGCGTGCTTGGCGCGTTCGCCGGCTTGATGCTGGCGATCGGCGCGTTCACCGCGTTGCAGGAACTGGCCGCGCGGCGCCGGGGAGTCTGA